AGGGTCTCGCAGCTTAAGAGAAGACCCGGGAGCTCTTTGGGGGCAGGACACTGTGATCGAGAATACTTGATGGCACTCCCTTTGTATGGCAGGACTGTGAAGACTGTAGCAGGCTTTATCAAAGAAGAGATATACTCTGTGCTGGAGAAGGAGCCGGTCAGCTTGACAGATAGAGGTCTGCAGTGGTACTTGTCACTCCTGGTGATGAGAACAGGTTTGATTGATGGGGATTGCATGCTGATGGAGACCGGTGAGTCGTTAACTATGTTTCAGAGGCCAAGGGATGAGATCGATGGATAAACGCTTCAAAGGGGTGAAGTACAAAAGATACTGTGTTGATGAGCAGGAGTCAGAGTTATCAAGATTAGAAGTCAAGGCAATGATTTATACTTGAGAGTATTGTAAGCAAGTTCCTCCTCTGGTAAAACTTTTATTCAATTTTCACGTTATTCCTATAATAGCCTTGTGTATATAATACCTCTTTGCTCAGTTGAAAACCTGTGGTCTTTTGCAGCCAAAGAGCAGCTACTAGGTGACTaaccaacaaagacaacaacatctcAAAGATGACTTCAATGTACATTCTTAGTTATTTTGAATTGAATTACGGGACATAGAGCGGAGTTTACTATCAGAACCTATGGACTAATCACATCTAacaatcatcatcgccaacttGGTCATCTACCTTCACAAGAATCTTGCCCCTAGCATGAAGTCCGCCCAGCTTCCTATAAGCTTCCTTGGTCTCCTCAAACGGCCAAATACTATCTTTGACCAGTCTTATATCGCCACGGCCCAACATATCAGCCACAGCTTGACGGTCCTCAAGCGTAGGGCTCATCATGGAAGTACCCAGCCATCTTCGTCCAACACCACCGAGCCATGGTGATACTGGCCACCATTCGTTGAGCTTCATCTGCAGCACAGCGCGGAGGAAGTCTGGGACAAAGAAGGTAGGTGGTTTGATGCCGACGGAGGAATAGTTGCCATCGACTACGAGATAGGATGGTGAGGCGAGATATAGGGCTTGGTGGCCTAGGGTGTCGATGATGGTATTGAAGGGATTTGAAGAGAACTTTTCAGTGAGGTGGTTGGAAAGGGGGTCATGCTGAGTATAGTCGATAACCTGTCAGGTGAGTTTATTGGCATTCCGTTTCAAACAGGGCTTAACTCACCTCATCAGCGCCAAGGCTTTTGACCAACTCGACATTCGTCCCGCTGCATATGCCAACGATATATCCACCAGGCCCTACAACCTTTCGAAGCATTTGCACCACCAGAGAGCCGATTCCACCGCTTGCTGCATTGACTAAAACACGATCCCCTGTCTTTGCACCTGACTCGTTGACAAGTTGTCGTGCTGTCAAGCCTGGTAGTAAGCAACCAGCTCCATCGGCAAAGCTCACGCCCTCTGGTTTCTTCACAGCATATCTAGCTGGAATCCTGACATATTCAGCCAAGGCACCTGTTCCAGTAGGCAGAGTATGGCTAGCTGGTAGCATAGCAAGAACCTTGTCACCCTTATTGAATCTTTTCGACTGTGCTGATCCAGATTTATCGTCATGATGCCAGACATCGATCACTGTGCCTGAGAAGTCCATCTCAGGAACACAAGTTGGCTTTCGAATAAATGGTGGAATGAGAGTCATCTGAAATATGGCACCTGGATTCAAGCCTGCAAAGGCCACTTTGACAACAATCCATTCTTCTGGGTTCGGCACGTCCTTTGGTAGGGGGAGAGGAGGTGGTAAAGTTAGAATAGGTTGACTTCTAAGATTGAGGACGTCCCATGGTAGACCTCGCTCTGAGAATACCCAAGCTTTTGATTCTGCCATTTTGatgtgttgttgatgaggggTTTGTGAGACTGGAAGATGGGTATTGTGGCGGTTAAGCCAAGCTATGTTGGGCTTTCAGCCGCACTTGTTAGTTCAAACTGTCAGCTGTCATTCAACCTCGACCAGTCGGCACGATTCCGTTGCCAAGTCTGCTGCATCTTCACATAAGACGGGGTATTGGTATCCGATAACGTCCATGGTGCATTGGAGCATCGTCCATGAGCACTGTTCAAAGGGAACACTTAGCAGTCAATTTGTTGATATTTGACTGTTAAAGTGTCACAGCAGCATGGACAAGAATAGgaaaaataaaataagatgAAAAACAGATATGGGATTGGGAGGATCATGATGCTGTTTTTGACATGGTGAAATAACGAATTGATCATGTTGAGTGGCTACCCTAGACATCCAGTAAACCTGACACTGACTGTGATCTGTCCTATTTGCACAATTGAAAGACGGATAGATTATGCATACTCCTGAAAGATAATCTTACTAGTGAAATCTATACCGTATGCCCACTGCTAGTTGGGAATTAGTTCGAGACAACATATCTGGGGCTTGATTGCAGCTAGCTCATTGGAGCGTTGGCGTAATTTGGACCTTAAATTGCATGGGGACAACAATCCAATTTGCCACAAAAGGAGAAGCGAGATAACAACAACAAATTCCGCCAGCCCTGATATCGAATTATCGTTGAAAGCAGAACAACCCCCCCCATGTTTACCCCCCATCAGAATGCGCTGTACCCCCGTAATACGGTAGCCTAGAACCAAAGGAACCCCTAAGCGCCTATCAATCAATCTCCACAGCGCAGAAAATACGGCTGCCCTTCAGCGGCAACCCTGCTGTAAGACTCAGCAACCACAGCAACGAAAAGACCACTTTTCAGAAAAACGACAGCGCACAATTATTCAGTTATCCGGCACATTGAAATTAGCTTATTCCATATCAGCAAAATTTTGGCAGCCAATTTATGTACATAATCAGACCACACCAAGGCTACCGCCTTTTCACCGCCAGGCACCGGAATTCTCACTCATTTTACTTTTTAGGCACCATTTTTACCACTTGGTCAATAAAGTCGTCGTCCTTTGGCAAAGCCTCAAGTCAGCTCCTCAACCCTTTACCACGTAACGTACCGTACGCGTAAGAGGCAAACGTCAGCAAAAATGCGTGAGATTGTGAGACTTGAATTTTTCTTCCCTTGTCGGATTTGAGTTTGACTGAGGCTAACCCCCGTTTGACAGGTGCACGTTCAAGTCGGCCAATGTGTAAGGGCCACCCAACCAATTTTTTTGCTTTGAGGGACATGTGTTGAGTTGATGATTGCAGGGCAACCAAGTCGGCTCCAGTTTCTGGTAAATATTACTGCAGGCGATTATTTGAGTGTAGAGACTGACAGTTTATCAGGCAAACCGTCTCTGGGGAGCATGGCGTTGACGGCAGCGGCTCGTGAGTGAATGAAGAGTCGGTGACCCTTATTTGCCTCAATCTAACAATTTCTCAAAGATACAACGGAACCGACGACCAACAGCGAGAGCGCATCGACGTTTACTTCGCCGAGGCACGTCTCCCCAATCTCTCACTCACCGTCTTTTTTTCACTAACCGTCTCCCTTTAGGCCACAAAGGATAAGTACGTGCCCCGCGCGGTCCTTGTGGATCTTGAGCCCGGTCCTCAGGATGCCATCCGCGCCGGTCCTCTAGGCCAGCTTTTCCGCCCCGACAACTTTGTCGCCGGAAATGCCAGCGCCGGTAACAACTGGGCCAAGGGTCATTACACTGAAGGTGCTGAGCTCGTTGAGGAGGCCATCGATGTTGTGCGACACGAGGTTGAGAACTGTGACCATCTTCAGGGTTTCCAGCTCACCCACTCTCTGGGAGGTGGTACCGGTTCCGGTATGGGAACGCTTCTTCTGTCGAAAATCCGTGAGGAGTTTCCCGATCGTATGATGGCTACTTTTTCTGTTATGCCTTCGCCCAAGGTTTCTGATACCGTTGTCGAACCATACAACGCCACTTTGTCATTGAACCAGCTTGTCGAGAACTCCGATGAGACCTTCTGTATCGATAACGAGGCTTTGTACGACATTTACGAGAAGACCTTGAAGATCGCTGATCCTTCTTATGCCGATCTTAACTACCTGATCTCGACAGTTATGGCCGGCGTGACAACATGTTTCCGATTCCCCGGTCAGCTCAACTCCGATCTGCGCAAGTTGGCCGTCAACATGATTCCGTTCCCTCGACTTCACTTCTTCATGGTTGGATTTGCGCCTTTGACTGGTCGCAAGATGCAGGGCTTCCAACATCTTACCGTGCCCAGTCTGGCTCAGCAGATTTTCGATAACAAGAACGTtatggctgctgctgattTCCGCAACGGTCGATACCTCACTTGTTCCGCGATTTTGTAAGTTTTGATTTGAGAAGATGCATGAGATGGGATGGACTAACGTGAGAGTAGCCGCGGTAAGCTGTCGACAAAGGAGATCGAAGACCAGATGCTCAAGGTGCAAACCAAGAACTCAGAGTATTTCGTCGACTGGATCCCCAACAACGTGCAAACCTCCGTTTGCTCTGTTCCCCCCAGAGGTCTCCCCATGGCCGCCACATTCGTCGGAAACTCCACCGCCATCCAGGAGATCTTCAAGCGCGTCGACGACCAATTCTCCGCCATGTTCCGTCGCAAGGCCTTCTTGCATTGGTACACCAGCGAGGGTATGGACGAGATGGAATTCACCGAGGCTCAGTCCAACTTGCACGACTTAGTCAGCGAGTACCAGCAGTACCAGGATGCTGAGATCGACGACGAGGTTGAGGAGTacgagggtgagggtgagcCTGAGGAGTATGAGGGCTAGATGGATTGGAGAGCTGGTTAAGATGATAAACTATTTGgcttattatttctttattacCCCCAAAATGCTTCATCCCCTTCTAGTTCATATATAGCATTCAAAACTGAAATTGGTTTATTAGGCTTTGTTTATAGCCGATTCATAATTATATGGTCCTTTTTATTTTTGGAATCCCTTAATCATGCTTGACGTACATGGTGTCAAAGCCAACGTTCTTCCACTCGCCAGTCTCAGTGTTCAGAGTGAGATTTGTGTGCTTGACCTCTCCGTATCGAAGAGCGCCGGATTCAGCACGACCACCAGCAACAGGACGCTTCAAGTGGTTGTCACCAGAAACGACGGTGAAGTTAGCCAGGGGAATATCCCAGGAGTTGCGAGAGGCAACAGAAGGAGAGCCTGAATGTGTTAGTGAGACCCATTGGAGTGATCAGGCGTTTGAATCTTACCATAGAATCGAGAAGAGACCTGCTTAGCATTTACATCCAGAATGAAGTATCCTCGGTAGTAACCCTCTTGCCACTGAAGCTCAGGGTTCTTCTGGACTCTAGCACGAGCAGCCTTGCCGGCTGCAGGCTCGATAGGGCCACCAACACCGTTAGAGCTGACAGCTGTTCCGGCGAACTCGACACCAATACTTCCAGCACCGGTTTTGTTGTCATATTCCTTGGTTCCAAGCCAAACGAGATCCGAGACCTGTCATACATCAGTTGAGTTGAGATGAGGTTGGCAATGATACATACCCAGTTCTGGTGGCTGTCTCCAGCAAGGAAGATGTTGTTTCCAATATCGTTGTCGTACAGATGCTCAAGAGTTCGGTTTCGGTTGGCGACATAGCCCTTCAAAGGTCAGTACTTGGAACAAAACCAAAAGCCCGTCATTCACTTACACTCCAGTTATCACCAGGAAGAACTTCGCCGTTACCCCAGTCCTCAGTGATACGCGAGAAGATAATCTGGTTGCCAACGATTCTCCAGGCAGCACCTCGATCCTTAGACTTACTAAGAGATCGATAGAACCAGTTCTCCTGACGACCTCCCATGAGAGTGCGGCTGGGATCATCTCGGATCATGTCGATGTAGTTGTCGTTCCAgtcgaggctggtgatgctgcGATCGTAGTTTCGGGTGTCGAGGATGATAAGATCCAGGAGCTTGCCCATTTGGAAAGAACGCCAGACTCGAAGGCCGTCGTCAAGATCAGTTTGGCTAATCTGGATGTTAGCTAAAGCCGAGCGTAGCGTTAGATTTGATTGTTACCGGATGGGCATCCACTCGAAGTAAGCTCGGACAGCGTTAACCTTTCGAGTGTCAACGGTGACCTTGCGGCCCTCCTTCAAGAAGGACTCTTCAGTATTGTTAAGACCAGAGAATCCATCTCTGTAACCGTTGTTGGCGAACTCTACCAACCGTCAGACAAATCTAGGGATATACCCGCGGGACTTACCGTGATCATCCCAAGTAGGGATCCAAGCAAAGTTCTGTGacagaagctgaagatcGGGATCTGTGCGGTACTAGTGAGATATTCAGGTAAGTAACTTTTCTTGAAAGAATCATGTCGTGGGGTGACTAACTTGTCCATGGCGAGTTCGATAGTCGTGAAGGGTAAAGATCTCAGTAGAAGGCTGACTGGCCCGGCTGCCGTTGGCTCCATACTCATAGATATAATCTCCCAGATGGATAACATAGTCGTGCTCATCCTTTCTGGCAGCGTTGCCATAAGCGTTAAAATAGCCGTTAGCTGTGACGATTAGCTTTAGCTCCCAACTTTACCAAAGGGAGAAGTGGGCTTACGATAGTTACTGCAAGAGAACACGGCGAAGCTCAGATCAGAGACGTCATCGTTGGCGGTAGGAGCAGTCTTGGTGCGGCCAACAGGACTCTTGACATCCGAGTCACAGACCTTGAACTGGTAGTAGTAAGTGGTAAGTGGTTTCAAGCCATCAGCTTCGACCTAGAAGTTGTCAGTCAAGATATATCAGTCTCTATTTCAAAAGACCTTGCCCACCTTCACAGTGTAGTCGATATCAGAGGTAGTATAAGCTCGTCCACTGGCGGCCGTCTTCCCATCTCTAGAAGCAGACTTGGACTCATAAACCTTCCACTCCACACAGATAGGATGAGGATCAGCCTTGATGTACTTCTCAGTCTCATGGCTGTAATGTCCCGCGGTGCCGTTCACAACCTTCTCACTCTCGTCTGACTGAGTAGAAGGGGCAACACGGGTCCAGAGTACAACACTCTGAGGCCAAGGATCTCCGGAGGCTACTCCATGGGTAAAGTTGAGCTGAGAAGGATCATAAGGAGTGTTACCACGCTTCAGAGATCGACGCTTGACCAACGGAACATCGATTCCAAGACGAGCATGACGACGAGATGGACTGGCGTAGTTCAAGTTGCCGTCGAACTCAGCCGTCACCGCTGTAGCCAGAAGGCCACAAGCATAGAGAATCACAGCAGACCTCATGTTGACTACGAAAAAAGCCCTTGATAGAGACAAAAAACAAGCTTATCCTGCGTGATATGTCTCTTTTTAAGCTTGTAACGAGCTTCATCCCAACCCCGCCTCCGTTATCGTCCATGTTGCCGCCGAGATGCCGGTAGCCAACAAACTGGCCAGGCCTGTACACGTTTTCGTCCTGTCTATTGCATCACCGCTCTTGTGGCCCTGGTTTGGTGTAACTGGGTCCTGGTGTCACGGTCAACCAAAGAGGTAGCGATGTGACGTCGTTGAGTGACCAGTAGGAAAGATAAGGATTGTAAGCATCGAATGCTAACGTTGGTTGCAATCCACGTGGAGGTTCGGAAGTTTTtatcttggtgttggtgtaaTTCGACAGCGTGGTGTCGTTTGTGTATTTCATTGGTCGTTCTGGTTGCATTGATGAGGTTTTGTGTAGTCCTGATTGGAGCTGCTACTATCGAGATCGAGGAGTGGAGACTATAACGGCAGAACGACCCAGCGAGTGTTAATCTGATGATGTCAAGCTTCTGGACATTTAATTACCTACCTATTTGAGGCAATTTCTATGTGTCTGTATGTATTTCTCCGAAACAAAGGCAGGCTTGTCTGTTCAGAGTTGGGGGCTTAGGCAATTTGGGCTATAGCTCATTCACTTATGTGGCTTGCATCAGATACGCAACCTGGTTTAACAAAACCTTGGTGTTTCTCACGACATATATTATGTATTATGCTGAAATAATTGTAAGGGAAAACAAATATGCTTTATCTTACACCTTATGAACCCGAAGCTGCTATTGGGTGGCAGTCCTGCGATTAACCACCATGATATTTGTTCCTCTCTATTTTTAGCATACCACGTGACCACTGCATCTATCATATCCCAGCATGAACATGCCTCTCCCAAGTTTCCATTTcctctcctccaacaacaaagaaTCGTCCATATTTCTAGGTCAGAGAAAATGACTAAACAGCCGCCCCGGTCTTAAATATTTCGATGGGCCAAATTCAACCTCAAAGCACTCCTGCTGCTTGCAGAGAAACTTCGAGGTCGATCATGTACCTGCGATGAGTCCAAGGCCCCCAAGAGTGGTAGCTTGAACTGGGTTATATTCCTCACCTTCGATGATGGGGTTGAATGGGCGTTTCGCTCATCGCGCTACGATACCTGTACGTTTTCGGATGAAACCGCCTCCAAGATACTCGTTAGTGAAGCGAGTACTTTGAGGTACCTGGCAACACATTGTCAAATTCCCGTTCCGAAAGTCTACTCATATAGGTAAGATAAACCCAAGCCTGATAAATAGAATTTTCATAATGATATAAAATGCAGTGGCACTCACGAGAACGATATCGGGATACCATATATTCTTCAGAGCAAAGCTTCTGGCCGTCCTTTATCAGATTACCGCTGGACCGAGCCTTCAGTCCAGCCCCCGAATATCAAACACACCGTATTACAGCTCCCACTTTCAGAATCAGACCGCGAAAGAATAATGGATCAACTTGATACCATCATGTCTCATCTCTCACAGGCCCCCTTTAATAAGATTGAAACGCTGTTTGAAGACGATAACGGTGGCTTTTCAGTTGGTGAATGTCTCTCCCCTGTTCTCACCTGGCAATCAAGGGACGCTCTTGAGACGGATATAGAACGAGGTCCCTTTGCTGAAGAAAGTTCCTACCTTCAGTCTTTAATATCAGCACTTACCTCTCATGCAGAGGAACTCCCACTAACACCTTACCTATTCTTCTCGCCACTGCCAAAACCAGCTGATTATCCGACATGGGATAGCTTTAGAGCAGCTACGGATAGAAGGAGCGACTTCATAGGCGTCTGCGATAAACTCGAGGGTAGCAAGAATCGACTGGACTACTGCATCGCAGGTCAGCTACTAGAGGAAATGGTGCCACGACTGTCATCTGATTCGACTGCTTTCACCATATCACACCCTGACCTTCATACTGGAAATATATTTGTCGATGAAGATCTAAATATCACAAGCATTATTGATTGGGGTTCTGCTACAGCAGGTCCCGTGACTGAGTTGTTAGCGACTCCAGGACTGGCAAGCTCTTCGAAGCTACCTTCAGTAGCTCTCACTGCTACTTTTCAGGCCGGCTTTTCTCAAGAATCCCCAAACATCAGCCGAGATATGTGGGAGAGAGCTGAGATGATGTGGTGTTTTTCTCGCGTGGTACGTCTTCTGTCCGGTCAGGATCTTCCCCTGTTCCAAAGATTGTATAATCTTGTTTATAAGACCGGAGTTGAAAATCCACCGGACTTAAGAGATTATGGTTGGCTGTTTCATCAGCGGGCTATGACTCCAAGTAACAAGCAACTTCTCTCCAAACTGAGGGAAGATGACCTGACAGACGATGAAGTGAAAGAACGAGAGAAGGTCGTTTTCTCTGGAAACAAATTGGACAGGTTGGCTGTGGCTAGGAAGCTAACAGTAATGTCTGAAATGAACCCGGGGTTTATTGGAGATCGGCGGCTGTGGCGATGGATTGAAGGGGCTCTGAAGGGCCCTGTATACGATAGTATCAATGACAAAGGGTGCACTTATAGAGAAAGATCGCTGTGTCCGATCGTTGACCTTATCCTCGTGAGTTTTTCTTGCAGTTGCATGGGGGTACTGACTTGGAACTACAAACGGATCCACTTGAAAGACGGAAGACAAAAGGGTTTGATAACACCAGGCACGGCACGCCAGGTGTACTCTAGCGGACGTAGATCGAAATGCGTCGCAGTTGATCAAAATATTGGAtctgtttctttctttttgatTGGAAAAGGCATTTCTGGTATCTCACAAGCTTCCATATCATGACCCTCCTGCTAGCCCTTTCTTGATCCTCAGAACCGTGCTGATATGGCCCATAGCCAGCTGAGTCCTTTCGTGCGTTGCAAGAAGTCTTGCCGTCTTGACCACATTCTTGATCTGTCTCCCATTGAGCTCGACACCGGCCAATTCATCCAGCTCATCTTCAGAAAGACTATTCCCATCGGTGCCAATATTAACAAATGTCCTCCAGATATGCAGTCTGCTAGTGTAGTCCAGATTGGGATAATGAATAGTGAGATGAATTCGAGACTCAAACGCCGGGTCGAATGCCGAGACTCGATTAGTTGTCAAAAACATGACGCCCTCAAAGTATTCGAGGAGTCTAAGGAAAATCGAGACGAGTTTGTTTCTTTTGATATCTGAGGTAGTTCGACGTTCGAGAAAGACGTCGCACTCATCGAGGAGAAGGACTGCTCCCCATCTTGTTGAGAGCTCGAGAGCACAGTCTAGCTTCTGCTCAACCTCTTGGGCAACATCCCCCAACTCGGCAGCACTCATGTTATAGAGGGGCTTTTGCATGATCTCGGAAACTAAAAGGAAGAGACGAAATTAGCAACATGTAGACAACTTTCAGGGCATCGCGGTAATTACCAGACTCTGCTGTGAGTGTTTTCCCAGTTCCCGGCTCTCCGCTTAGAAGCATAATGATTCCTCGTCCTGCATTGGATTGGTCAAATTCGATCTTCATTTCATCTTGCTAGCATTACCTTTGCCTTTGATTACATCGTCAAAATTGTCCAAGCCAGACATTTGAGCACCAACAAATGCCTGAATAATTCGTTTGTAATCGTGCGGCAGCACTAGCTGATCAAAGGCTGTTGAGTTCCATAACACGTCTTTGATGAGCTCAATGTCGAATAGTCCTAGGTTGGTAGTAAGAAACTTGCCTTTGGTAAGGGCCTTGAGCCAACCTACCCCATTCTTTAGTTTTCAGGCAAAACCCTTTAACGACGTTCGTACATAGCGCATACTGGCTTTCCGAGAGTACCTTATTGGATATATCTTCTGAGACGATTAACATCTGTTGATCAACCTAGCCAAGTCTCTAAACCCTGGAGCAAGAGACCTTTAAGAAGTCCCGAGATTAGAATACGTACTTGAGTTTTGTGAGCCATTACTCGAAACTATTGTGGCGTATGATTTTGCTGGTAGAGACCTATGAGCTAGGGAATCAACCAATTTATCATGGTATAGATCATTACTACGAAACGTAAAGCTCTTTGGAGCCTCAAGTGGCTGAAGTGGACCAGATGTACTGCAATTGAACCATAAGAATGTTCTGCAGTCGATGATGATCCGCTCGTTTGTCACCTACACAGCTGTTAGAAGACCAGAAATGTAATTGAAGGCGTCTCTGACTTACGTGTCGCTGCTTTGGAATACCCGAGGCTGTACTAGACAGACTGTACATACCAGAATACGTCCTGTGGTGGATGCCTTTCAAGCTCTCAAATACTCGACCACGTTGTTCGAGTCGATCCTTGACTTCATCCAAGTGGGGGCATAGACGTGCCGGGATAACTTCTAGCTCCAAAATTGGCTTGACGTTCTCAAAAGGCAATATGTTCAAGGTTGTTTCTGTGTACCCGAAGATGTCCCCATCGGTGTCGATGAAGCGGGCACAAAGCACGTATGCCACTGTTCCATCTGGCGTCTTGGAATAATTACTGCTGCTCAACCTAAACAGTCTATCGCGGCCTTCGACCGTGGTGTAGACTTCGATATCAGGCTCAAAGAGCGTCCACACATAATCAAAAGATATAACGCCGTTGTTCAAAAGATCCGAGGCTTGCTCAATACGCGGCTTGATCTCGGCATGTATGATATCTGCCAGAAGTTTGTAATGCGAACACTCCTCGGAGGAATCAGCGGAATCGTTCCTTGGGTCGGCTTGAGTAAACTCATCCCATCTATAGAAGAACTCTCGAAAAGGCGCATGAAACTCGAGTTTCTTGAGGTTGGGTTTGATGCCCTTGTAGCCCTTGAAAACCGGACCGAGAATCTTTTTGAGCAGTGGGCTCTGCACTGTGATAGAATGTAGCGATAGGACTGATTCATCAATTTCACCATGTTCCTTCTCGCGGCGGACAATGAGTGCGTATTTGGCTGAAGCTTGGGAT
This genomic stretch from Fusarium oxysporum f. sp. lycopersici 4287 chromosome 5, whole genome shotgun sequence harbors:
- a CDS encoding tubulin beta chain, with the translated sequence MREIVHVQVGQCGNQVGSSFWQTVSGEHGVDGSGSYNGTDDQQRERIDVYFAEATKDKYVPRAVLVDLEPGPQDAIRAGPLGQLFRPDNFVAGNASAGNNWAKGHYTEGAELVEEAIDVVRHEVENCDHLQGFQLTHSLGGGTGSGMGTLLLSKIREEFPDRMMATFSVMPSPKVSDTVVEPYNATLSLNQLVENSDETFCIDNEALYDIYEKTLKIADPSYADLNYLISTVMAGVTTCFRFPGQLNSDLRKLAVNMIPFPRLHFFMVGFAPLTGRKMQGFQHLTVPSLAQQIFDNKNVMAAADFRNGRYLTCSAIFRGKLSTKEIEDQMLKVQTKNSEYFVDWIPNNVQTSVCSVPPRGLPMAATFVGNSTAIQEIFKRVDDQFSAMFRRKAFLHWYTSEGMDEMEFTEAQSNLHDLVSEYQQYQDAEIDDEVEEYEGEGEPEEYEG
- a CDS encoding alkaline phosphatase, which gives rise to MRSAVILYACGLLATAVTAEFDGNLNYASPSRRHARLGIDVPLVKRRSLKRGNTPYDPSQLNFTHGVASGDPWPQSVVLWTRVAPSTQSDESEKVVNGTAGHYSHETEKYIKADPHPICVEWKVYESKSASRDGKTAASGRAYTTSDIDYTVKVEADGLKPLTTYYYQFKVCDSDVKSPVGRTKTAPTANDDVSDLSFAVFSCSNYPNGYFNAYGNAARKDEHDYVIHLGDYIYEYGANGSRASQPSTEIFTLHDYRTRHGQYRTDPDLQLLSQNFAWIPTWDDHEFANNGYRDGFSGLNNTEESFLKEGRKVTVDTRKVNAVRAYFEWMPIRQTDLDDGLRVWRSFQMGKLLDLIILDTRNYDRSITSLDWNDNYIDMIRDDPSRTLMGGRQENWFYRSLSKSKDRGAAWRIVGNQIIFSRITEDWGNGEVLPGDNWSGYVANRNRTLEHLYDNDIGNNIFLAGDSHQNWVSDLVWLGTKEYDNKTGAGSIGVEFAGTAVSSNGVGGPIEPAAGKAARARVQKNPELQWQEGYYRGYFILDVNAKQVSSRFYGSPSVASRNSWDIPLANFTVVSGDNHLKRPVAGGRAESGALRYGEVKHTNLTLNTETGEWKNVGFDTMYVKHD